In Blastopirellula sp. J2-11, a single genomic region encodes these proteins:
- a CDS encoding IS3 family transposase produces the protein MKFAWIAQHRDSFPVETMCCVLQVSKSGFYRSLRAQPGPRALRTAKIHQAVKHVFEQSDQIYGSEKIAKKLQASDEMESPCRNTVAKAMRDLGLKSKVFSRFNPTTTKADPTKRPAANLLDQQFAADAPNQKWVTDITYLPTASGWVYLAVVLDLFSRKVVGWELSTSLATTLVSNALRNAIESRRPDTKQLLHHSDRGCQYTSDEYQRTLKTLGITCSMSRTGCCYDNAVMERFFWSLKHERTKFEEFSNIEEARLSVFRYIETFYNSERIHQTLGYLTPNQFEARHATSLAA, from the coding sequence GTGAAATTCGCCTGGATCGCTCAACATCGTGACTCCTTTCCGGTCGAGACCATGTGCTGCGTGCTGCAGGTCAGCAAGAGCGGGTTTTATCGCTCGCTCCGTGCGCAGCCTGGTCCCCGGGCGCTGCGGACCGCGAAAATTCATCAAGCGGTGAAACACGTTTTCGAGCAGTCGGATCAAATTTACGGCAGCGAAAAGATTGCGAAAAAGCTGCAGGCGAGCGACGAGATGGAATCGCCCTGTCGCAACACCGTCGCTAAAGCGATGCGTGATTTAGGCCTGAAAAGCAAGGTTTTCAGCCGTTTCAACCCGACAACGACCAAGGCCGATCCCACGAAGCGTCCGGCCGCCAATCTCCTCGATCAACAGTTCGCGGCTGATGCCCCGAATCAAAAATGGGTGACCGATATTACGTATCTGCCAACCGCATCCGGCTGGGTTTACCTGGCGGTGGTGCTCGATTTATTTAGTCGCAAAGTGGTCGGGTGGGAGTTGTCGACAAGCCTGGCGACGACGTTGGTCAGCAACGCGCTGCGCAACGCGATCGAGTCGCGGCGGCCCGACACGAAGCAGTTGCTGCATCACAGCGATCGCGGCTGTCAGTACACCAGCGACGAGTATCAGCGAACGCTGAAAACGCTGGGAATCACTTGCTCAATGAGCCGCACCGGCTGCTGCTACGACAATGCAGTGATGGAACGATTCTTCTGGTCGCTCAAGCACGAGCGGACGAAGTTCGAAGAATTCTCCAACATCGAAGAGGCCAGACTCAGCGTGTTCCGCTACATTGAAACGTTCTACAACAGCGAGCGAATCCACCAAACGCTAGGTTACCTAACGCCCAATCAGTTCGAGGCCCGGCACGCTACGAGCTTGGCCGCGTAA